In Pseudomonas sp. LRP2-20, the genomic window ACATGCAGTACCCCATCCGGCAAGCCAGCCAGCTCGAAGATCCGGGCAATCACATGGCCGCCACATACCGCAGTGCGTGGGTCGGGTTTGAGCACCACCGCATTGCCTAACGCTAGCGCCGGAGCGACTGCGCGCATGGCCAGGTAAAGCGGAAAGTTGAACGGCGAAATCACCCCAATCACGCCAAGAGGGCGTCGCCGGGCGATGCTTAGGCGACCGGCCGTGGAGGGCAGCACTTCGCCCTGGCTGCGCGATGGTAGGGCCGAGGCTTCGTGCAGCGACTTGATGGTGATGGAGGATTCGAAGCTTGCCTTGGACTGAGTCGAGCCGCTTTCACGCACAATCCAGTCGGCGATCTCGGCCTGATACTGCTCGGCGATGGCTGCCGCCTTGCGCAGCACACTGGCGCGTTCGTCATAGGGCAGGGCATACCAGTTGCGCTGGGCTTTGGCGGCCTCCTGCGCGCTTTGCTCCACCTGCTTGGTACCAGCGTTGGCCAAGGTCCCCAGCGGCTGGCCACTGCCAGGGGAGGTGACTGTAGTGACGGGCAGTTCACCCGGAACCCAGCTCCCGGTGAACAGACGCTCGTTCCAGAGTTGGGGTGGCAATAAGGTTTCCACGCTAAGCATCCTTTATGTTGTTGTAGTCAGGATGCTTATTGCAGAGGGCATGCCAACGAGCTGCTGGGGCTAGATTCCGGCGTATTAGTGCGGAGGGTGTACAGCGTTTGAACAATTACCTGCGCTCGAAGTGTTCAGATTCTGAACGTTGCAAATACTCATGCGCAGATGGACATACCTGTATGTTTGGCTCGTTGCACAGGAATCATCGGGGTTGATCGAGTCCGCTTTGGGTCGATAGCGGTCGGTCGCGAATGGCTGCTAACGACCCAAAGCAGCCCTTCGTGCGGGGCAGCAATCGGCCAATAGCAGTCAGTCGACTGCTCGGATGCGGAAGATTAAGCTGGCGTTCTTTTGCGTGCATGGGCGGGCGTATGGCTGAGGTCTATCAGGGGAGTTGCTTATGTGCGAAGGTCAGATTCGAGCTGATTGGTGCACCCCAAGCAGTAAGTCATTGTCATTGCAGCCAGTGCCGAAAAGGGCACGGAGCGTTGTTCGCTTCGTACGGCAGCGTTCCTCGCAGCGCGCTTCGAGTATTAGAAGGTTCCAGCCAGATCAAAGCCTATGCCTCTTCACGGAAGGTCGTGCGTGAGTTCTGCATGGAGTGTGGTTCGACCTTGTTCTGGTCACGATCGCACGGGGAGTTTGCCGACTGGGTTTCGATAGCCTTAGGCACGCTCGACACACCCTTCATACCCCATAAACAAAAACATGTTCATGCTGACGCCGCAGCCCTTTGGTACACGCCAGTAAGCGACTGACGGCATGGGGCCGTATGCAGCCAATAGTGAACGTCTGCTTTGGGTCGATTCCGCCGGTCAAGACGTACCCGTGCACAGGTCACATTCGATGCAAATGGCTGGTCAAGTCGGATGCAAACAGGTGGTCAAGTGGGATGTAAACGCTTGGTCAAGTCAGGGGCGATTTCTCATCAGCCGCTTCTGCATTGATGGCTTGGTAAATCGGCTTCAGCTCTCTGGCTAGTGCCCGGCGCTTGTCCCAGGCCGAGTAGTCCTGGCTGTTGCGGATCAGGTGTACGATGCACGTCTGCAACGTCGTCTCTGGAAATACTGCGCTAAGGGCTTCAGGCATGCCTTCGAGGCCGTCGGTCACGGCAATCAGCACATCCTCGACACCACGTGTCTTGAGATCGTTGAAAACCTTCATCCAGAACTTCGCACCCTCGGTGTTCTCGATCCAGATCCCAAGGATATCGCGCGTCCCGTCGGCGAGAACACCCAGCGCCAAGTAAATGGCCTTGCGTACCAGGGCTTCTTCGCGAATCTTCACCCGCAGCGCATCGAAGAAAATGACCGAGTACATCGGCTCCAATGGCCGTTGTTGCCACGCGCCAATCTCCTCCACGACCTCGTCTGCCACAGAGCTGATGAAGTCGGGTGAAGCGTGGGTTCCATACTGCTCTGAAAGGAAGGCCCGGATCTCTCTGACCGTCATGTCACGGGCGTACATGGCGATGATTTTGTCATCAAATCCGGTGTAACGGCGCTCATGCTTGGGGATCAGAATGGGCTCAAAACTGCCGTCTCGATCGCGAGGTGGTCAGCCTGGAGCTCATTGAGCCAGAAGAGCAGCAGGACATGCTGGCCAAGGCGATGCTCGCCGCGACTATCCAATAGACTCACTTAAATGACCGACCGCTCCAGAAACACACGTATCGTGCGTTTTGGGCCCGACCTAGTTCTGCCAGCACGTCGGGTAACGTTTGCATACGTCAAAGCGCTGGTCCAGATCGGCCATGCGTGCTTGATGCGCGCTGAATGCTTCTTTCTGAAGTTCCCGCTGGGTCCGGTAGTAATACTCCAGCATAGTGTTATTGGTGGTCATCGCCTTGCTGCGGTCTGCGGTCTCACTGTCCGGAAGCAGTTCCTTGATCGCCGGCGTGTCGAGCAGGCCCAGTTTATTGCTGTAGTAATCCTTGTACAGCTGCAGCGAGCGCGCCTGGGTACTCGCCATGTCGTTGGCCGATTGCTCCAGATTAAGGCGGTATTCGGTCCAGTAGGCATCCGGCAGGGTGAAGCCCAGGCGCTGCTTGCGCTCCTCAATTCCCTTATCGAACAACGCTGTCTGCGCAGTGGTGTCGGCAGGAGCGTACTTCATCTTGGCTATGACGCTGGCGTCCACGATCTGACTGATCAAGGCCGTACGCTCTGCTGACTGCGGTTGTGCCTGGGTGGGTTTGGAGAAAATCGGGTTGCTGCCGGAGCAAGCGGGCAGGCCTTTGTTGATTAGCACGATGGGCGAACGCACCGCCTTCCCGTCGATCTCGCGCAGCCGGTTAAGCGTGACCAGGCAATTGTTACCCACGTAGCGGAAGTTCGCTTCGTATTCGCCACCGCTCTGAGGCGTGAAGTTGAACGCGACGGTGCAGACACTGGCGGAGCCCAAGGTATTGGCACGAACAAACAACTCGCGGCCCGGTTGTAGCCGCACCTCCAGATAAGCCTTGGCGTCGTTTGGCGCGGGGACACTCATGGCTGCGCGACGCCGGGTGTTGGCGGTGAACAGGTTGTTGAGCAGCCCTGTGGTCTGTCCGCCACAATGGGCAGCGTCGAACACATCCATCGTCGAATTTTGATTGCTGCTGATGAAGCGCAGCTTTGCCGCGTCGGGCTCGGTGGCGTCTGGATAGGAACCGTTGATACTGCACCCGCTGATGGAAAGGGCGGCGATGCTGACGGCGCCAAACAGGCGCCATTGGTAGAAATCGAACATGATGATGTATCGTCCTTGATTCACAGGAAAGCGAAAGGCCGCCATCCTAGTGAAGGCGGTAGCTGCCGTCTAGCGCGCCTATTCCAACGGCGTGCTCTTTTTTTTACTGAGGTAATGGAATGCTTTGCTCGCACCACATCGTTGCAATCGGCCTGATAGGACTATTGGCCGGTTGCTCGCAAATACCCACTGAGATGGCATTGGATTCAACCACTTATAACGCGCAAAATGCCGGCCTTGTGGTCGGCGCGCTGATAGGAGGTGGCCCTTATGGCACCTACCTGGAATTCCAGGACATCAATAGTCACAAGACCTATGGCTGGGGGCCCAAGGACGATTACTCGGCGTGGTTGCCCGCCGGGGAATATGAAGTCACTCGCCTGGGGCACCGCCGCGGGGTCATGGGCCCGTATTCCAGCCCGCTGCGGTTCACCGTCAATCAAGGGAAGCTCAACTACCTTGGGGAGATGGTGTACGACTGCTCATCCGTCGCTCAGCCGGTCGCGCTCTACGGCGTGATGAACTGCGGATTTCTCGCTCTGGACGAATGCACGGTCCCTCACGCCACCGTGAACGTGTGCGTCGTGGACTGGCAGGGCCAAGCGATCAAGCATTTCTTGCAGCAGCACCCGGAGCAATCCCGGTTACCCGTGCAAAACGCAGTCATGTCGCTACGCTAGCTGGCACGCCTTTGACCATGAGAGGCCTCTGGCGTGATCGCTGCCGGGCCGCCTGAATCATCACGACGTTCTCGACGCGGCGCAGGGCCTGCTAGCCGAGCACAGCAGGGCAAGCCTTGAACGCCTTCACGACCTGCTGGTGCCTCCGGACGAGAGCCTTGAACCGGCCATTGCCCTGCTCGGGTATAAGCCGGTGCTAAAGGGAAACCGATGAGTGAAAGCGCTGAAGCACACCGCGTTGGGTTACCCACCCCGTAACATTCGAGCGGCATGTCTGCTTTGGGTCGGAAGCAGCCGGTCGTGTGCGTCTGCTATCGACCCATAGCGGACGTTCACCCATTAACAACTTGCCCAGCATAAGCTGTGGACTGAACATCGAATGCCCGTGGTGTCACCACGACCGAAGGTCGGGCGCAGGCTGACGGAAAGCTCGTGTCAGCCAGGTGAGATAGATCACGTCGAGGGCACAGCCCACGAGTTCATCCAGGGTGGTAGCTGTGTATAGCGCAGCATTGTGGTAGAGGTCGGCGCTGCTGAGCTGAAAGTGCAAGTGGGTGTCTTGCAGGCCGGGCACCATCAGCCGACCTGTGCGTTGATTCGGCGGGTCTCGATGCCCGCCATGCGTTCGATATCGACGTTAGCACCCACAGCGACCATGCGCCCCTAATGCACGGCAATGGCCTGGGCCCTCGGCAGGTTCGGGTCCATGGTGTGGATGTCAGCGTGGGTAATGATCAAGTCTGCTGAGATAGTCATGCGTACTCCGGTCAAGCGGATTTTTATAATGCGGACGATCTGCGGCGCGACAATCAAGTGCCACTCTTCACCTTGCTCCAGATCCGGGTACGCACACGCTCCAGTTTGAGCGGCAGCGTTTCGAGCGCATACAGCGTTGCCATTATCTCCTTCGAGGGGTAAAACGCCGGATTGTCGCGCAGCTGCGGATTGATGAGGGCCGTGGCGTCCTTGTTGCCATTGGGATAACCGACATAATCGGAGCTTTTGGCAATCACTTGCGGGCGCAGCATGTAGTTGATGAAGTCATAGCCCTGCTGCGGGTGAGGTGCATCCTTGAGCAACACCATGTTTTCAAACCAGACCGGCGCGCCTTCTTTCGGGATGCTGTAGGCCAGTTTGACGCCATTGTTGGCATGGTCTGCCGTAACCTTGGCGCTGTAGACCGAGCCGCCCCAGCCGACCACGGCACAGATGTCACCATTGGCCAGGTCGGTGGTGAACTTCGAGGAATCGAAGTAGCGGATATACGGGCGGATCTTGAGCAGCAACGCTTCAGCCTTGCGATAGTCTTCGGGGTTCTTGCTATTGGGTGGCAGCCCCAGGTAGTTCAGCGCAATAGGCACGATCTCCACGGGTGCATCCAGCATCGCGACGCCGCATTTACTGAGCTTCGCGATGTTTTCCTCTTTGAATATCAGGTCCCAGGAATTCACCGGCGCGTTCTTGCCCAGCAGTTGCTCGACCTTGGCTTGGTCATAGCCGATCCCAGTAGTGCCCCACATGTACGGTACGGCATAGCGGTTTTCCGGGTCGTTGCCTTGCTGCTTTTCCAGGATTTCCGGGGCTAGGTGAGACCAGTTGTTCAGCCGTTCACGATCCAGCTCCTGTATCACTCCGGCCTTGGCCAAACTGGGCAACAGGTCGTCGGGTACCATCACCACGTCATAACCGGTGCGCCCGGTCATCAGCTTGCTTTGCATCACTTCGGCATTGTCGAAGGCGTCCCAGATCAGCGAGATACCCGTATCTGCTTCGAATTCCTTGGGTGTTTCCGGTGCCAGGAAGTCCGACCAGTTATACAGGTGCACACGGGCAGGCTCCGCGTATGCGGGGTTCAAGCTGGTACCGAGCAGCGCGATGAGGCCGAACTTCAGTAAACGGTGAAGCGTCATGGAAGACTCCTGGCGGAGTGCCGGCTTGCGACCGTGCAGTCCGCAGACTGTCGCTGGATTATTGTTATCGTTGGCGCGAGCCCGGTGGTCGTGGGCACGTGAAGCCTTGCTCAGGGAATCAGCAGTTCACGGCGGCCATCGGCGTGTTCGATGCGTTCACCGGGCAACTGGAAGCGCTGGTCCGCCTGGTAGTGGTAGAGCGCACGAGCATCGGCCAGTTGGGTCATGTCCAACTCGATGACATGTCGGCACTCCTGGCGCCCACTTTCCAACAACATCTGCCCGGACGGGTCGATTACCGCACTGCCACCGGCGAAAACGGTATTGTCCTCACCGTCCCCAACCCGGTTCACGACCACGGCGAACACCTGGTTTTCCTGCGCACGGGCGGTGACCGAGGTTCGATGCACGTGACCATAGGGTTCCATGTTGCCATCGGTGACCAGGATCAACTCGGCGCCCAGTGCCGCTACAGCCCGGGCGGTTTCCGGGAACTCGGTGTCGTAGCAGATCAGCAGGCCGATACGCACGCCGCGCCACTCCACGGTGCCATAACGGTCGCCGGGCAGCACCAGCCCGGGTTCGGAAACCCAGAGGTGGGTCTTGCGATAACTGAGCTGAACCCCTTCAGGGGTGATGAACAACGTCGTGTTGTAATAATGCCCACCGTCGTTCTCGATCAGCCCCACTACCACCGCCACCTGGCGCTCACGAGCGGCCTGCTGGACGGCCAGGATAATGGGGCTGTCCAGGGCCAAGGCCTGTTCGGCAATGTTCTGGTGGTTCAGGAAACCGGTGATCTGCGCTTCGGGAAAAACAATGATATCGACACCTGGAGCGCAATGGATGATGGCGTCCAGCGTACGTCGCAGATTGTAGGCGGTGTCGCCATCGCGCCCCGCCAGCTGTACAAGTTCGAGCTTCATATTCGGACCTTGGTATCGGGCTAAGTCCCGGTCAGGAAATAAGTGACTTTTGCAAAAGGTCGATGCAATTATGCGTTTTTTCAGCCCGTTTCCTATCACGTCGAGTGGTTAACCCCAGGGGGTAGATACATGACACCAACGCTCCAGGACATGGCCTGGCATCGCGCTGCCGGCCACGTGATCGAACACCTGGACAAGGCGGATTTCTGGCGAACCCTAAGCCGTTTGATAAGCGAATATGTGCCGATTGATAACTGGGCGGTGCTGCTGTTCAGCGACGGTTGCCCGTTTGCATTCGCTGAAAGCCCGTATGAAGGGGAAGGCCCCGACCCGCTGTTCCACGACTACATCAAGGGCATGTATCTACTCGACCCTTTCTACATCGCCAACCGCGAACAACCTGCAACCGGGCTGTTCCGTCTGGCGGACGTGGCGCCGGAGCGCTTCAAGGACACCGAGTACCACGAGCGTTACTTCAACCATTATGTGAAGCAGGATGAGTTGCACTACAACGTGCGATTGGATGAAGTGCGCAGCCTGTGCCTGTCACTGGGAAGCCGGCACCTGTTCACGCCCGAGCAGGTTTCGCTGTTGGAGATGATTCGCCCGTGGGTAGTGGGCCTGATGCGCCAGCGTATGTTTTTCGAGGCAGCGATGCCTGAAAGCGCACCTCGCCAGGCGCCGCGCTGGCAATCCAACCTTGAAGAGGCGATGGTGCGCCTTGGTACGCCTTTGACCGCCAGGGAGCTGGATGTGATCCGCCTGATCCTCAGCGGCTGCTCGAACAAGGAAGTGGCCGGCAAGCTGAGTATCTCGGCAGAGACCGTCAAGGTCCACCGGCGGCATGTCTACGTGAAGCTGAATATAAAATCGCCGCAAGAACTGTTTTCGCTTTTCCACAAGGCACAGGTGGAAAC contains:
- a CDS encoding GFA family protein; protein product: MAEVYQGSCLCAKVRFELIGAPQAVSHCHCSQCRKGHGALFASYGSVPRSALRVLEGSSQIKAYASSRKVVREFCMECGSTLFWSRSHGEFADWVSIALGTLDTPFIPHKQKHVHADAAALWYTPVSD
- a CDS encoding polyamine ABC transporter substrate-binding protein, giving the protein MTLHRLLKFGLIALLGTSLNPAYAEPARVHLYNWSDFLAPETPKEFEADTGISLIWDAFDNAEVMQSKLMTGRTGYDVVMVPDDLLPSLAKAGVIQELDRERLNNWSHLAPEILEKQQGNDPENRYAVPYMWGTTGIGYDQAKVEQLLGKNAPVNSWDLIFKEENIAKLSKCGVAMLDAPVEIVPIALNYLGLPPNSKNPEDYRKAEALLLKIRPYIRYFDSSKFTTDLANGDICAVVGWGGSVYSAKVTADHANNGVKLAYSIPKEGAPVWFENMVLLKDAPHPQQGYDFINYMLRPQVIAKSSDYVGYPNGNKDATALINPQLRDNPAFYPSKEIMATLYALETLPLKLERVRTRIWSKVKSGT
- a CDS encoding carbon-nitrogen hydrolase family protein produces the protein MKLELVQLAGRDGDTAYNLRRTLDAIIHCAPGVDIIVFPEAQITGFLNHQNIAEQALALDSPIILAVQQAARERQVAVVVGLIENDGGHYYNTTLFITPEGVQLSYRKTHLWVSEPGLVLPGDRYGTVEWRGVRIGLLICYDTEFPETARAVAALGAELILVTDGNMEPYGHVHRTSVTARAQENQVFAVVVNRVGDGEDNTVFAGGSAVIDPSGQMLLESGRQECRHVIELDMTQLADARALYHYQADQRFQLPGERIEHADGRRELLIP
- a CDS encoding helix-turn-helix transcriptional regulator, whose amino-acid sequence is MTPTLQDMAWHRAAGHVIEHLDKADFWRTLSRLISEYVPIDNWAVLLFSDGCPFAFAESPYEGEGPDPLFHDYIKGMYLLDPFYIANREQPATGLFRLADVAPERFKDTEYHERYFNHYVKQDELHYNVRLDEVRSLCLSLGSRHLFTPEQVSLLEMIRPWVVGLMRQRMFFEAAMPESAPRQAPRWQSNLEEAMVRLGTPLTARELDVIRLILSGCSNKEVAGKLSISAETVKVHRRHVYVKLNIKSPQELFSLFHKAQVETV